Part of the Paenibacillus sp. FSL R7-0273 genome is shown below.
GCATATAGCGCATTCTGCTCGGCGATGGTACGCAGGCCCTGTGTGATGACGATCGGGATGCCTTTGGCATAGCTGCGCTGGATCAGAGCAGTAGCCCCGGCCAGCAGAACCGGATGAAGATTCCCCAGCCAGCCTGCCGACTTACTCTTCACCTGATCTAATGTCAGCATTTTCCTCACCCCCTGATACAGTAAATGCCCGCTTCGCCTGCTTTGCTTGTACGATTTGCCTACAGTGCATGCAGCTATTCATGATTCCCCCAAATAAAAGACAAAAGACCCCGGATACCAGGGTCCCTCTACTCCTATACAAAACAGCTATGCCAGCCATCCCCATACAACGATCAGCAGGATGATAATTCCGCCTACAATCAATAAATCAACCGCCTCCGAAAAAAAGCCCTTATGACGCCCGGAGACAATCCGTTCTTCCTGCTCCTTGGCCCTAAGCTTTGCTGCATCTACATCAGAACCGCCCAGCGGTGTCCGCGGATCAAACATAAGCCTCACCCTTTCACAGTTTTACCTACTATACCATAAAAAGGGATACAGTCTGGATGCTTTTCCGCAAAATAGGCCACATTATATAAGACGAACTTACATGAATGAAGGGTGGAATTGTCCATGGATATTCACAGCGAACATTATAAGGTGGCGGCTCTCAGCGAACGGGAGGACGCAGTCGAAATCATCCGGCAGGCTGAAGCTGAGCTTGCCCGGATCACAGGCAACAGCGCAGTTACACTGATTGCTTATGAAAAGACGGAAGGCTAAAGGATGCAGGCCTCCGCAATATCGTCCACATGAACCCATTTCCATTCCTCTGCCCACTGCAGCTTGATTTCGCGCGAGTGGGTATGAATGGAGGTGACAAAGCCGCTAATTTGTCTGGGCTCACCTTGACCGTGCAGAACAACGGATACCCGTTTGTGATATTTTAGTGACACAGCCAGCGTCTGCTCAATCTCCTTCAGCTTCTGCTGCAGATCGGGCCGTCCGTCATTGCTCACTATATCATACTCAGCTGTACAGACTTCCTGTACCTGCTCCGGCAGCATCCTCCGGCCCTCCTGCAATCCTTCCTCCAGCTGTTTGCCCATAGCCGCTCCTCCTCAAGTTATATTCACTTATCCACACCAAAACAATACGAACATACGTTTGTATTCGTATTATATTCGCAGACCCGTCCCGTAAGCAAGCAGAAAATAATTACAGCAGCCAGGCACCGGCAGCCGGTCTTCTGGGATTCGCCGGGCCGCAAGCAAAAGGCGCGCACAGACAGGCTGTACAGCGCCTCAAATAATAATCCTTAAGCAAAGCTGATGTCAGTTCGCCGAATTACCGGCCCCGGCTCCGCTATCTGCAGGGGTTCCGTCCGCATCCACGCCGGATTCAACTGCTTCTGTGCCTACGACAGTCCCGGGAACGCTCCCAAGCTCCGTCTCGGCTGCGGCATCCTCTTCCAGAAGCCCAACAGCCACTCTTGCCTGATTAACCTTAGAAATACCATACAGCATCGCCACATCCGCCTGCTGATTCATGGCATTGAATTCATCGGCAGTCACCTCAGGGGAAGCCGCACTCCGGGAAGCCTGCTCCTTGATGGAATAGGCGCTCTGGAATGCAATTGCCGCATCTCTCAGCAGTGTCTCAATATTTTCCGGCAGGCTTTTGGAGATTTTCACCTCATTAACCTGGTCGGCAATATCTGAGGCTGTATCCTGAAAGGAGTCAAGGGCTTTCTCAAGCTCTTTGTCTGTAGCCTCTCCCGTCGAATATGAGGTAAGCGTCGTGTTGAAATTCTCCAGCGAAGACTTGCCCATCTCGTCAAACTTTGACATCTCATTGTAGAAGTTCTGTACCGTCTCCTGTACCTCCTCCTCTGAGGCTGGCGCAGAGCTGTTATTGCTGCAGGCACTAAGGATCATTACCATCATTAGTAAAATTGTCAGTAAGGTTTTTTTCATCTTTTCAAATCCCTCCACTTAACAGAATAATGGCGGGTTTTGTAAAGCGCAAATGAAATTAATGTAAAAAAAGCTCGAATCAGCCATATTTCAATTTTAAAGCGTCTTCATTGCAAAAAGACCTCCTCAAATTGGATATCCTTTTGCAAATTTCATCGCTAAGCCAGCACGTAAG
Proteins encoded:
- a CDS encoding YolD-like family protein; this translates as MGKQLEEGLQEGRRMLPEQVQEVCTAEYDIVSNDGRPDLQQKLKEIEQTLAVSLKYHKRVSVVLHGQGEPRQISGFVTSIHTHSREIKLQWAEEWKWVHVDDIAEACIL